From Nymphaea colorata isolate Beijing-Zhang1983 chromosome 6, ASM883128v2, whole genome shotgun sequence, a single genomic window includes:
- the LOC116256379 gene encoding uncharacterized protein LOC116256379, with protein MSDGPKLFTNKPRKAQLKHKTEAGRPPSQPSMDPPRPPETPPPPPSSAQVPKETAARRYKFVWPVLLAVNVAIGAYLFLNANKKDEKEEAEVVGGAPASSASATVAVPEKTLPPEPTIVPAIIPREPIPEDEQRKLLKWMLEEKRKVKTKNPEEKKRIDEEKAILKQFIRAKSLPTI; from the exons ATGAGCGATGGCCCCAAACTCTTCACCAACAAGCCTAGAAAAG CACAGCTGAAGCACAAAACTGAAGCGGGTCGTCCGCCTTCTCAGCCTTCCATGGATCCCCCACGACCACCGgaaacaccaccaccaccaccatcgtcCGCTCAGGTTCCTAAGGAGACAGCTGCTCGTCGCTACAAGTTTGTTTGGCCTGTTCTATTGGCGGTGAATGTTGCAATTGGAG CTTACCTGTTCCTGAATGCAAacaagaaagatgaaaaggaggAAGCTGAAGTAGTTGGTGGGGCTCCGGCTTCAAGTGCCAGTGCAACTGTTGCAGTTCCAGAGAAGACATTACCTCCAGAACCTACTATAGTGCCAGCTATTATTCCACGGGAGCCAATACCAGAAGATGAACAGCGCAAACTGTTGAAGTGgatgttggaagagaagaggaaggtGAAGACGAAGAATCCAGAGGAGAAGAAGCGCATAGACGAAGAGAAGGCCATCCTTAAGCAATTTATCCGTGCTAAGTCCCTCCCTACCATTTGA